In Paenibacillus sp. FSL R7-0345, a single window of DNA contains:
- a CDS encoding carbohydrate ABC transporter permease, which produces MPRALRKSLPHAALLGYLLVVLFPFLFVLFSSVKKDNNSIALNPFGIPEEFVFNNYVEAWVNAKISTYFFNSLYISVFASVVSIILAGMFAFAVTRMRHGRWNILLYSFVLVGMLIPNNALMLPIYTIVRKLHILNTHWALIIPYIANAIPFTIIILAAFMRSLPSEIEEAAVMDGLKAPGIFAKIIVPLTVPAMVTVFIVNFLGNWNEFLLANYFLSNDELRTLPVGMVQFRDQYQMNYAQMSAGIVYSVLPVVIIYAILQEKIIEGVTAGSVKG; this is translated from the coding sequence ATGCCGCGTGCTCTCAGAAAAAGTCTGCCCCATGCCGCGCTGCTCGGCTACCTGCTGGTTGTGCTGTTCCCGTTCCTGTTTGTCCTGTTCTCCTCTGTAAAAAAGGACAATAACTCGATAGCCCTGAACCCCTTCGGCATTCCGGAGGAGTTCGTATTTAATAACTATGTGGAAGCCTGGGTCAATGCGAAGATCAGCACGTACTTTTTTAACAGCCTATATATTTCGGTCTTTGCCTCGGTGGTGTCGATTATCCTGGCCGGTATGTTCGCCTTCGCGGTTACCCGGATGCGCCACGGACGCTGGAATATACTGCTGTACTCGTTTGTACTGGTCGGAATGCTGATTCCGAATAATGCGCTGATGCTGCCGATCTATACGATTGTACGCAAGCTGCATATTCTGAACACGCACTGGGCGCTCATTATTCCGTATATTGCCAATGCGATCCCGTTTACGATCATTATTCTCGCTGCCTTCATGCGTTCACTTCCCAGTGAAATTGAGGAAGCGGCGGTAATGGATGGGTTGAAGGCCCCGGGTATCTTTGCTAAGATTATTGTACCTCTGACGGTTCCCGCCATGGTTACAGTATTCATCGTCAATTTCCTGGGAAATTGGAATGAGTTTTTGCTGGCCAACTATTTTCTTTCCAATGATGAGCTGCGCACGCTTCCGGTGGGGATGGTCCAATTCCGCGATCAGTATCAGATGAATTATGCGCAGATGTCTGCCGGTATCGTCTACAGCGTGCTGCCGGTGGTAATCATTTATGCTATTTTGCAGGAGAAAATAATTGAAGGTGTCACGGCAGGCAGCGTAAAGGGCTAA
- a CDS encoding sugar ABC transporter permease, with product MNKALRNPLVFILFVLPALALFLIFFIYPIFSSVYYSLTSWNGVSDTVKMTGLSNYEKALGDDRFWVSVKNNGWFILFSVFIQVPLIILFSLLIANVKKLKGLYKTAVFMPSIMSTAVIGILWGFIYEPNIGLFNKLLCLVGIDPVYWLSDERFAMLSILITNAWQWTGFYIVMVLAAILAIPGELEEAAAIDGATGFQRATRITLPLIVPIISVVIMLSIAGAMKAADIVIVMTKGGPAGSTEVMATYMIKYAITNFKYGYGNTIAVLIFVFTLIVTVVYQLLFNRRSERIEY from the coding sequence ATGAATAAAGCGCTCAGAAATCCGCTCGTCTTTATCCTGTTCGTTCTTCCTGCACTTGCCTTATTCCTGATCTTCTTTATCTATCCCATATTCAGCTCCGTCTATTACAGCCTGACCAGCTGGAACGGTGTATCCGACACGGTTAAAATGACCGGCCTGTCGAATTATGAAAAGGCACTCGGCGATGACCGTTTCTGGGTATCGGTGAAGAATAACGGATGGTTCATTCTGTTCTCCGTTTTTATCCAGGTTCCGCTTATTATTCTTTTCTCCTTGCTGATTGCCAACGTCAAGAAACTCAAGGGTTTGTATAAAACGGCAGTATTTATGCCTTCTATTATGTCAACGGCGGTCATCGGTATCCTCTGGGGCTTCATTTATGAGCCGAACATCGGCCTGTTTAACAAGCTGCTGTGCCTGGTTGGCATAGATCCGGTATACTGGCTGTCCGATGAACGGTTTGCCATGCTGTCGATTCTGATCACCAATGCGTGGCAATGGACCGGGTTCTACATTGTAATGGTGCTGGCGGCGATTCTGGCCATTCCGGGAGAGCTTGAGGAGGCTGCGGCGATTGACGGCGCTACGGGCTTCCAGCGGGCTACACGCATCACCCTGCCGCTGATTGTGCCGATCATTTCAGTGGTGATTATGCTCTCCATTGCCGGGGCAATGAAGGCTGCCGATATCGTCATCGTTATGACCAAAGGCGGTCCGGCCGGTTCTACTGAAGTAATGGCAACTTATATGATCAAGTATGCAATCACGAACTTTAAATACGGGTACGGCAATACCATTGCGGTCCTGATCTTCGTATTTACGCTTATCGTGACAGTGGTGTACCAGCTGCTGTTTAACCGGCGTAGTGAAAGGATTGAATACTGA
- a CDS encoding extracellular solute-binding protein has product MRKSITMLLSLMLVSSALLTACGGNNNNNAGNNGEAASTNSGTAATNAPATEEPANTEPFEMTIRHTQVGADKQKRLAILEDVVGKVQAEVPGLTFKLDGVDSDVNRKEKLRGEMAAGNPPEIFDLFGSPDSKIYAKEGKLLDLTPILEELGIKDKFSNLDPFTYEGKIYGLPIGGSGEGFFYNKEYYASKGWKAPATFAELEQQLADIKADGKVPLAGASKAGWVPLMLANHLWSRYAGPDVTAKFATGEAKWSDPNVVKGFAKYKEWVDKGYFKKGELGFEYAEYTTQFTSGEAILMYDGTWKSSVFKAGQSGEGLIGKVGFFNIPAVDGGAGDQTALMRDVNNGYGFSASAGEDERQLAAVKSFIKNMYNEEMQLRGLVEDGVLPAMKLDQTVLDANITDDLMKEIVAVLNNSASSFPAFDSLVQADVTTEISNIQIQKLIGGQTTPEKMGEELQKIQEEANAAVE; this is encoded by the coding sequence ATGAGAAAAAGTATAACAATGCTGTTGTCCCTGATGCTAGTCAGTTCTGCACTGTTGACTGCCTGCGGTGGTAACAACAATAACAATGCAGGTAACAACGGAGAAGCCGCGTCAACAAACAGCGGAACGGCCGCAACGAACGCCCCTGCTACAGAAGAGCCTGCGAACACGGAGCCTTTTGAAATGACAATCCGCCATACCCAGGTTGGTGCCGACAAGCAAAAGCGTCTGGCCATACTGGAGGATGTTGTCGGCAAGGTGCAGGCGGAAGTTCCCGGACTGACCTTTAAGCTCGACGGCGTAGATTCCGATGTGAACCGCAAAGAGAAACTGCGCGGTGAAATGGCCGCCGGCAACCCGCCGGAAATTTTCGACCTGTTCGGCAGCCCGGACTCCAAGATTTATGCAAAGGAAGGCAAGCTGCTGGATCTGACTCCGATTCTGGAGGAGCTGGGCATTAAGGACAAATTCTCTAATCTGGACCCGTTTACTTATGAAGGTAAAATCTACGGACTGCCGATCGGCGGCTCAGGAGAGGGCTTCTTCTATAACAAAGAATACTATGCAAGCAAAGGCTGGAAAGCACCGGCCACCTTCGCCGAGCTGGAGCAGCAGCTGGCTGATATCAAAGCGGACGGCAAAGTGCCGCTGGCAGGTGCTTCCAAAGCAGGCTGGGTACCGCTGATGCTGGCCAACCATTTGTGGTCCCGTTATGCCGGACCTGATGTTACAGCGAAGTTCGCGACCGGAGAAGCAAAGTGGAGTGACCCGAATGTGGTTAAAGGTTTTGCCAAATACAAGGAGTGGGTCGATAAAGGCTACTTCAAAAAAGGCGAGCTCGGCTTCGAATATGCTGAATATACGACTCAATTCACCAGCGGTGAAGCGATTCTGATGTATGACGGAACATGGAAATCCTCCGTATTCAAAGCCGGCCAGTCCGGTGAAGGCCTGATCGGCAAGGTTGGTTTCTTTAACATTCCGGCGGTTGACGGCGGAGCAGGTGACCAGACAGCGCTGATGCGTGATGTGAACAACGGCTACGGCTTCTCTGCTTCGGCAGGTGAGGATGAGCGCCAGCTGGCTGCTGTGAAATCCTTCATTAAAAATATGTACAACGAAGAAATGCAGCTGCGCGGTCTGGTTGAGGATGGCGTCCTGCCGGCAATGAAGCTGGATCAGACGGTGCTTGATGCGAATATTACTGATGATCTGATGAAAGAAATCGTGGCGGTGCTGAATAACTCCGCATCCTCCTTCCCGGCGTTTGACTCGCTAGTTCAGGCTGATGTGACCACCGAGATCAGCAACATCCAGATTCAAAAGCTGATCGGCGGCCAGACTACTCCTGAGAAGATGGGCGAAGAGCTGCAAAAGATTCAGGAAGAAGCGAACGCAGCTGTGGAGTAG
- a CDS encoding HIT family protein, producing MNLYFHEPQDYHCPFCLLVQGTENEHVLSRQSDIFYHDELVTAFIASHWWPGNRGHVLIIPNRHIENIYSLTGELSDRIHRLEIEVAKALKKTYGCDGVSSRQHNEPSGNQDVWHYHLHVFPRYKNDQLYTSKAIMATAEERSSYSDKLREYFAQKIKSNV from the coding sequence ATGAATCTTTATTTCCATGAACCGCAAGATTATCATTGTCCTTTTTGCCTGCTTGTACAAGGGACCGAAAATGAGCATGTTCTTTCCAGGCAGTCAGACATTTTTTACCATGACGAGCTCGTTACCGCATTTATTGCTTCACACTGGTGGCCCGGCAATCGCGGACATGTACTTATTATTCCCAATAGGCATATTGAGAATATTTACAGTCTGACAGGAGAACTCTCCGACCGGATACATAGGCTGGAAATTGAAGTGGCAAAAGCGCTGAAGAAAACGTACGGGTGTGACGGGGTCTCCTCACGGCAGCATAATGAGCCGTCAGGCAACCAGGATGTATGGCATTATCATCTGCACGTATTTCCGCGCTACAAGAACGATCAGCTCTACACTTCAAAAGCCATAATGGCTACGGCAGAAGAACGAAGCTCCTATTCAGACAAGCTTAGGGAATATTTTGCACAAAAAATCAAAAGTAATGTATAG